A portion of the Bradysia coprophila strain Holo2 unplaced genomic scaffold, BU_Bcop_v1 contig_297, whole genome shotgun sequence genome contains these proteins:
- the LOC119078853 gene encoding uncharacterized protein LOC119078853: MSEKGVTSLIQVLEQFSVRNNQRLPAYTFTSRDNACKKMCTVTYCKETVTGRGGSKKKAKRAAAKNLIHLLCTKSDSVRLELLPIARLVDDTIDLKEKTSSHEKNFIGQLLEYCKNNTLPPPNFEIQELGLFKFQVDCTVDNVQELVIGPNRKRAKQMAAKMALEAIKLRDSIRYDDVQLDDSTSDCLPDWWQISVYDLLRYCSKSQLPEPTFSEVAMKLPTAKGVKCTINNVEKLGTGLTEAGAKMAAARLMYQTIRLAETTGNVDSLFRETRKVQRKKRRPTNVDTDNHIGQLYEYCRATELPTPSFKVVGHKWNIYRFSKFRVRCTVGDIKFDADSRRKKVAKQAAAKKMLDKVRPIDQNETKEIVDDADAPLCDDDLDSDNSEQSTQPDDLQAEENETKEITEEAVLSVRIDGIGLNDSEQSTQHDDLQVEENETKEIAEEAALISRDDGVGSDDEIETVELTEEAVLLPCDDGIGLIDNEHNDIHVDKTLEIRYNTPDIDDNEQSNNDSRYVGITDIEFTYY; encoded by the exons ATGTCTGAAAAGGGTGTAACATCGCTGATCCAAGTCCTTGAACAGTTTTCTGTGAGAAATAATCAACGGCTGCCGGCTTACACATTTACTTCCCGAGACAATGCCTGTAAGAAAATGTGTACGGTGACGTATTGCAAGGAAACAGTAACGGGTCGAG GCGGTTCAAAGAAAAAGGCAAAACGTGCTGCAGCTAAAAACCTGATACATCTTTTATGCACCAAATCCGATTCGGTACGGCTGGAGTTATTACCGATAGCGCGGTTGGTAGACGATACGATagatttaaaagaaaaaacttcttcacatgaaaaaaatttcattggaCAATTGCTTGAGTACTGCAAGAACAACACACTGCCACCACCTAATTTTGAGATACAGGAACTGGgtctatttaaatttcaagTGGACTGTACGGTCGATAACGTCCAGGAGCTGGTGATCGGTCCAAATAGAAAGCGAGCCAAGCAAATGGCCGCCAAAATGGCGTTGGAAGCGATTAAATTGAGAGATTCGATACGGTACGACGATGTCCAGTTGGATGACTCAACAAGTGACTGTCTACCGGACTGGTGGCAAATCTCTGTGTACGATCTATTAAGATACTGCTCGAAAAGCCAATTACCGGAGCCTACATTCAGCGAAGTCGCCATGAAGCTACCGACAGCAAAAGGTGTGAAATGTACGATCAATAATGTCGAGAAGCTGGGAACTGGCTTAACAGAAGCAGGAGCGAAAATGGCGGCCGCAAGATTGATGTACCAAACAATTCGACTAGCAGAAACTACTGGTAACGTTGATAGTCTATTCCGCGAAACACGAAAAGTACAGCGAAAGAAACGTCGACCAACAAATGTCGATACGGACAATCATATCGGACAATTGTATGAATATTGTCGGGCGACCGAATTGCCTACACCATCGTTTAAAGTCGTCGGCCACAAATGGAATATCTACCGTTTTAGTAAATTTCGTGTACGGTGTACGGTTGGTGATATCAAATTTGATGCAGACAGTCGAAGGAAAAAGGTGGCAAAACAGGCGGCCGCCAAAAAGATGTTGGATAAAGTGCGACCAATCgatcaaaatgaaacaaagGAAATTGTCGATGACGCTGACGCGCCACTCTGTGATGATGACTTGGATTCCGATAATAGTGAACAATCGACTCAGCCCGACGATCTTCAGGCCGAAGAAAACGAAACCAAGGAAATTACTGAGGAAGCTGTCTTGTCAGTCCGTATTGATGGCATTGGACTGAATGATAGCGAACAATCGACTCAACACGACGATCTTCAGGTCGAAGAAAACGAAACAAAGGAAATTGCTGAGGAAGCTGCCTTGATATCCCGTGATGATGGCGTGGGTTCAGATGACGAAATTGAAACCGTGGAACTTACTGAGGAAGCTGTCTTGCTACCCTGTGATGATGGTATCGGTTTGATAGATAATGAACACAACGATATACACGTCGACAAAACCTTGGAAATCCGTTATAACACCCCTGACATCGATGATAACGAACAGTCGAACAACGATTCCCGTTACGTGGGAATTACTGATATAGAATTCACTTACTATTAA
- the LOC119078854 gene encoding uncharacterized protein LOC119078854 → MFKHFGPILIASIFLSIWVTAADINDRFREEEIIPDIIDDIALELQPINIAYPSSGVSVNLGNELRPSQVRVQPEVTWEADIGAFYTLLMSDPDAPSRDNPIRREVRHWLTMNINGTDINSGDTIFNYIGSGPPVTTGLHRYVFLLFKQESNNLNYDLVNGSVSIIDTSTRILINEFNLTLVGGNFFLAQFEGVAGLVNDKFRDEEIVPDILDALTVELQKLNVTYHSSGVGVDLGNVLTPSQVTDEPEITWEAQPDSFYTILMTDPDAPSRQAPTLREYRHWLVMNVNGTDLSSGDIIFPYMGSGPPEGTSLHRYVFLVLRQANGSLDYEMDDETLNRANTNTRSLISQFNLTLVGGDFFQAEYEGSAGTATINILMLSVFVFMNICVVFGIV, encoded by the exons atgttcaaacattTCGGTCCTATTTTAATCGCATCGATATTTTTATCGATATGGGTCACTGCTGCAGACATAAATGATAGATTTCGTGAAGAAGAAATTATTCCGGACATTATCGATGACATTGCCCTTGAACTACAGCCAATCAACATCGCATATCCGTCATCTGGTGTGAGTGTAAATTTAGGCAATGAATTGAGACCGTCACAAGTTAGAGTCCAGCCAGAAGTTACATGGGAAGCTGACATCGGTGCTTTTTATACGCTACTTATGTCTG ATCCTGATGCACCGTCCAGAGATAATCCAATACGACGAGAAGTTCGTCATTGGCTTACAATGAACATAAATGGAACGGATATCAATTCTGGCGACACAATATTCAACTATATCGGTTCAGGGCCTCCGGTAACAACCGGTTTGCATCGATATGTTTTCTTACTTTTTAAACAAGAGTCCAACAACCTCAACTACGATTTGGTTAATGGGTCAGTGAGCATCATTGATACCAGTACCCGAATTCTAATTAATGAATTCAATCTGACTCTGGTGGGTGGCAATTTCTTTCTTGCACAATTCGAAGGAGTCGCTGGATTAGTGAACGATAAGTTTAGAGACGAAGAAATTGTGCCTGACATACTTGACGCCCTTACGGTagaattacaaaaattgaacgttACATATCATTCGTCTGGCGTTGGTGTCGATTTAGGAAATGTATTGACACCATCGCAGGTGACTGATGAACCGGAAATAACATGGGAAGCTCAACCAGACAGCTTTTATACAATACTCATGACAG acCCGGACGCACCGTCCCGCCAAGCTCCAACGCTGAGAGAGTACAGACACTGGTTGGTAATGAACGTAAATGGAACAGATTTGAGTTCGGGCGACATAATATTCCCGTATATGGGTTCGGGTCCACCAGAAGGAACTTCACTGCATCGCTACGTGTTTTTGGTATTGAGACAAGCGAATGGTAGTCTTGACTACGAGATGGACGATGAAACATTGAATCGAGCGAACACAAACACTCGCAGTTTGATAAGCCAATTCAATCTGACGTTAGTGGGTGGCGATTTCTTTCAAGCTGAATATGAAGGAAGTGCAGGAACGGCAACGATCAACATTTTGATGTTATCCGTTTTTGTATTTATGAACATTTGTGTGGTGTTCGGAATTGTTTAG